TTTCGTAAATGCTTATGTATCATCAGAATTACGTTTACTTGTTACATTAATGTCTAGTACACGTATGATGCGTTGCTATGTACGAATATTCTTAACTCCGTCTTAACAAATACGATTGCCTGTGAAACGTCGTTAAATTCCGCTACTCGCGACACGATGGAAATATCTTCTAGCGACATTAACAATTCTATATACAGGTTATGAGTTATCGTTGATGAAAACACGTTGGAGAGGAACTACCATGGTCGAGgatatttacattaatatttcagTTAATACTACGTGGcaacgaaattaataatactcTCACGAAAGATTCAGCATCATAAGAACTATTGCAAATAATGTGACAAAATATTCCCATCGTCACGAGCATCGTTCGTAATACAATTGCTCTTCGTAATTCTCTAAAACAGCATCGTGGCCTATCCACCGTGTGCTCCTATATAATTTCCATGAAACAATTGTACTACTACGGTTTGTACACGGCTACGTAAGTATCCACCAGCGGAATACTCgtttagaataataatatcctcgcgtaaacatatatacacacacatatacatacgtatgtatatatatatttatacatgaaattaaattaccgCTATTATCTCGTCCTTCTGAACGATGCGCTATCATGGCACGATGCTCTACACGTCTTAAAATACAACGATGATGGTCGATATACATTTCTAAAATGCTTGACTCAGAAACACAGACAAGAGCCTGTAGTAATTactaatatgtatttataaacatGATGCAGCAATACTGTGAAAATACCTGagtatatttatgttttcttTCCTAAATGGAAGAAGCATTATAGGACAATGCACGCAtaatacgtatgtatttaataaaactcaTCGTACATATGTAGACGTCTAGACGACAGATACACTAACATGTCGAACGATAGCCTTAACTGGCAGCAACGAGGCATAATTAAGcacgttaaaaattaaacggaCATTGCACGAACGGGAGTGGAACGATCTCGCGCGCCTTATCTATCGGTTGCGCAAGCGAAAAAGGAACAAACGAGCTGGTGAATTATCGACTAGGTCTGATAAATTGTTGCCAATCCTCCCCGGAGACTATCTTTCTCCCTTGACTATTTCATCTATAATCAACGACTCGTCAACTCGTTTCGCGACCAGTCAATTTTATGGCAAATTGATCACAAGCGAACTCTGTTGATTTCAACGCATTGAAAACGAGGGTACTGTGTGACAGCGCGCGTTTAAGCTCCCTTCGTTTTAGGAATTTCCTCGTGCGTTTCACTCGGAAGCTTTCAAACCATGAATCAGGTAGTCACAACCGATATTCTTCGCACCAGGAGGAGAAAAACTTTTGAAAGACATTGCTGCTGCACGTTTCTCACCACcactttctccttttcttttcaattcagtttcgttttttattcgtttcttccCTATCTCGTTGATTTTCacactttttccttttttttgtttcctttgCCCCTACTCTCTTCCATTTGTTTCTTGCATTTTGTTCTTTTCCGGATTTATAACGCGCTGCGTTGCATCCGACCGCCCTTAAGACGGTGAATCCTGCAGTTCCTGTTTCTGCTGCACTTTACCGATATTCTCCGCCTCCCACACCGTGTCCGGAAGTTTGGTTCCCAATGTTTCCGGGAAGAATAGAGACAGCAGTCCCGCGGACAACGCCATGCATCCAAACAGAATCAGCGGCAGCTCCGGCATTATTTGTGCCTGTATCATacaaaaatacgtaaaaacaCAAGAAAACGAAGtacattatatctatatattgcGTGTATTTCTTCcgtgaaaaattcatttcgcgAAGATTTATAGATTGTTATTTGAGCAGTTGGTCCTCTTGCACACTATACCAACtaatgatattattaaattgataaGTAACAAGTCTTAAGTTGTACTTTACTATCGCAATTCACTTCGAGCAAGAATTTTATCTGTTTCGTTATTAAATCTATTACTATCGggtacaaaaatttattagcgTATCTTATAGTCATGATATTAATGTAATTGTACTAATCCACGGAAACAAAGAACAATGCACAACTGTGTAGAAATAGCTACAATGTAAAATTTCGTGTCTGCAAAAGCCACAAAGCTCattctaattattttgtcCAGTCTTTAAGCCTTCCTTAATCCGCAAGCTTAACATATCGATAAATCAGAATCTTTGTTTCACTCGTATTGTTCGAAAATAAAGCGCAAGCATGCAACAAGCGGCTCGTATCGGTATCGTTCTACGATGTACATTCTTGCGGTGGTAGACTCACCAAAAGAGGAGTTTGCGGTGACAATATTGACCCCATGCGGCCAGTCATGCTGCAAATTCCAAGAAGGGAGTGTCTCAAGTTCGTAGGAAACAGCTCCGCCGTGTAAATGTAAATCGTCGAGAAGGACATCGTAATACACCATTTCCCGCCCATGTACAAGAGCAGTGGTAGAAAGCTCAGCGAACCTGCAATGGATTCGTTGTCTATCGATACTTGACGTTTCCTTTGTAAATTAATCTGTCATCGCTCgaacattttcaaacgaatAATATAGAAAGGATGTAAGGCAAAATGCTGTAAATTGCAGAgagaatttcaaagaaaatccAGGTTACCTGTCGGTAAGAATTGTATAGCCAGACAGAACACTCCGCTCAGTAAGAAAGACGAGGAAAGGGTAGCTTTACGACCAATGTAATCGGTCAGAAACCAGGTCAGAAAGTAAGCCGGGATTTCGACGATGGCCACTAGTATGAAATTAACGTATTTGTCACCGGCGAAAGCCACCGAGTTTAACGATAATCCATAATAGACGAAAGTGTTTGTCAGCCAGCAAAACGAACACGCCAACAACCGAGTGAGCATCACCGAACTGTTTAAAACTTGCATCGCTGGTGACTTCTTTTCGGCTTGTACCAATCGTTCCGTCTGAAACATACGATGCCAGATATCGTTTCGAACTCGAATATTTTCCTTTGTACTCcgttgaaaattaatcctaCCTTTTCTGTCTTCACCATGTTCAATTCTTTGAACGCTCCAATGGCTTCCTCGGTGATTTGTAGTCCGTTAATACGCGCCATTTTCCGATAAATACTTTCCACCTTTCTGTGTTTTCCATTCGCCAATAACCACCTTGAAAATGGGCATCATTGTgtgtgtttttctttttcttttttttttttttttctacagTAATTTTCGAACGGAGAAACGATTGAGTGTATCTTTGTATAGGACACGCTTTATCGATAACCTATAGCgtagatagaaaaaaaaggaacgatgAGAAAACTAATCTGATAAAATACGATTACAACTTGAACCAAAGATTAAAAGCAGCCTACACATTCTCGACGATCCCTCGGTATCGTGATCcgtgttaattaattagagaGTACCGAGGTCCAATCAAGGGCGCAGTGACGTGAAAAGTTCAACGGTTAATTAGCCGGATGTCGTGAAACGCGTTTAAGGGAATTCATTTCGAGATCGTTAACAAGGCGTCGGGACAATGCGAATGAAACATTCGCCAGAGGAAATTACCTGACTGATTCCGGGATCAGGACGGGCAATAAGATGGCGAGCAATGCTGGACCGTAAACCATCCGAAGGACCATCCGCCATGATCTCAGCCACATCGCGATCAAACCGAGTAACATCTCACCCACTGCGAACATGCAGCAGATGATCGTACTGGCTAGCACTCTGCCGTTTACTCCTGCCATTTCCATCCCTGAAAATAATCAAACGTTGCTCATACGGTGAACTTGCGGTTATTCGCTAGCAATTTAGGCTATGGTTACAGCGAATGCATTCTCTGACA
Above is a genomic segment from Bombus fervidus isolate BK054 chromosome 4, iyBomFerv1, whole genome shotgun sequence containing:
- the LOC139986211 gene encoding solute carrier family 22 member 21 isoform X2 → MGSRMGSRILRGDEEDSMKLFSSQSGESSTTKDGTEGKRGSDRKQEVDRFGYYQMIMFAIISLPLFLSAGFTLAYVFTAGEVKYRCAVPECENPLNTKFDESWVPDSVPNVSEMSKCNRYVVQNHTGVCTNQTFTNATQKCDSWIYDPSENTVLSEWDLTCDTNRWKLTLVGTINNVGQFVGLIFAGYISDKYGRRTILTLTTFLSGISGLIHSFSVNYWMFLAFEFIDATVAAGIYSAGFILGMEMAGVNGRVLASTIICCMFAVGEMLLGLIAMWLRSWRMVLRMVYGPALLAILLPVLIPESVRWLLANGKHRKVESIYRKMARINGLQITEEAIGAFKELNMVKTEKTERLVQAEKKSPAMQVLNSSVMLTRLLACSFCWLTNTFVYYGLSLNSVAFAGDKYVNFILVAIVEIPAYFLTWFLTDYIGRKATLSSSFLLSGVFCLAIQFLPTGSLSFLPLLLYMGGKWCITMSFSTIYIYTAELFPTNLRHSLLGICSMTGRMGSILSPQTPLLAQIMPELPLILFGCMALSAGLLSLFFPETLGTKLPDTVWEAENIGKVQQKQELQDSPS
- the LOC139986211 gene encoding solute carrier family 22 member 21 isoform X1, producing the protein MLLPYSYHNIYILRGDEEDSMKLFSSQSGESSTTKDGTEGKRGSDRKQEVDRFGYYQMIMFAIISLPLFLSAGFTLAYVFTAGEVKYRCAVPECENPLNTKFDESWVPDSVPNVSEMSKCNRYVVQNHTGVCTNQTFTNATQKCDSWIYDPSENTVLSEWDLTCDTNRWKLTLVGTINNVGQFVGLIFAGYISDKYGRRTILTLTTFLSGISGLIHSFSVNYWMFLAFEFIDATVAAGIYSAGFILGMEMAGVNGRVLASTIICCMFAVGEMLLGLIAMWLRSWRMVLRMVYGPALLAILLPVLIPESVRWLLANGKHRKVESIYRKMARINGLQITEEAIGAFKELNMVKTEKTERLVQAEKKSPAMQVLNSSVMLTRLLACSFCWLTNTFVYYGLSLNSVAFAGDKYVNFILVAIVEIPAYFLTWFLTDYIGRKATLSSSFLLSGVFCLAIQFLPTGSLSFLPLLLYMGGKWCITMSFSTIYIYTAELFPTNLRHSLLGICSMTGRMGSILSPQTPLLAQIMPELPLILFGCMALSAGLLSLFFPETLGTKLPDTVWEAENIGKVQQKQELQDSPS
- the LOC139986211 gene encoding solute carrier family 22 member 21 isoform X3, which produces MKLFSSQSGESSTTKDGTEGKRGSDRKQEVDRFGYYQMIMFAIISLPLFLSAGFTLAYVFTAGEVKYRCAVPECENPLNTKFDESWVPDSVPNVSEMSKCNRYVVQNHTGVCTNQTFTNATQKCDSWIYDPSENTVLSEWDLTCDTNRWKLTLVGTINNVGQFVGLIFAGYISDKYGRRTILTLTTFLSGISGLIHSFSVNYWMFLAFEFIDATVAAGIYSAGFILGMEMAGVNGRVLASTIICCMFAVGEMLLGLIAMWLRSWRMVLRMVYGPALLAILLPVLIPESVRWLLANGKHRKVESIYRKMARINGLQITEEAIGAFKELNMVKTEKTERLVQAEKKSPAMQVLNSSVMLTRLLACSFCWLTNTFVYYGLSLNSVAFAGDKYVNFILVAIVEIPAYFLTWFLTDYIGRKATLSSSFLLSGVFCLAIQFLPTGSLSFLPLLLYMGGKWCITMSFSTIYIYTAELFPTNLRHSLLGICSMTGRMGSILSPQTPLLAQIMPELPLILFGCMALSAGLLSLFFPETLGTKLPDTVWEAENIGKVQQKQELQDSPS